The following is a genomic window from Pedobacter sp. KBS0701.
ACACAATTGGGGCTGGCGTATTCCCTTTTTTATTGGTGCTGTCCTCTCTTTTATTGCTTTGTATCTGCGTAGACATATTGATGAAACCGCGGCCTTTAAAAGTAAAAATGTGAAAGACAAAAAAGGAGGCATTGCCGTACTATTGAAATATCCTAAAGAGGTTTTTACGGTTGTGGGTTTAACATTGGGCGGAACCATTGCCTTTTACACGTTTAGTACCTATATGCAAAAATTCCTGGTCAATACGGTTCACCTGAGTAAAGAAACCTCTACAACATTATCATTTATCTCGCTGTTGGTTTTTGCCATTATGCAGCCTTTATTTGGTCTGTTATCTGATAAAATTGGTAGAAAGCCTTTGTTAATCGGTTTTGGGGTACTGGGCACTTTATGTACCTATCCAATTTTAACAGGCTTGGCAGGCGAAACCAATACCACAATTATTTTTTTATTGATGATAGCTGCTTTGATTATTGTAAGTGGCTATACGAGTATTAATGCTGTGGTTAAAGCCGAGCTATTCCCTGCCGAAATCAGGGCTTTGGGGGTAGGGTTACCTTATGCTTTAACCGTTGCCATTTTCGGCGGAACGGCAGAATATTTTGCGCTTTGGTTTAAAAATATCGGTCACGAAAGTTATTTCTACTGGTATGTAACCGCATGTATTTTGATTTCGCTGATTTTGTATACGACCATGAAAGATACGAAGCACCACTCGAAGATAGAGGATTAGATTTCTTGTGCTATCTGTCGTCGAGCGGGGTTGCAACGTAGCCGAGAACCTGAAGGCTCTGCGAAGCAAAATCTAACTGGATATATCTCTCCGTTTCGCTGCGCTTCAGTCGAGATGACGACTTTTTCTATAGTATATGATGAGTAAATAACTTCTCCGTTTCAACCAGTTCTTCCGTGCCAAAAAACGCTTTCAAATAGTCTACAAATAATTACTCACCTCAATTAAATTCATATCCGGATCGCGGAGATAAACCGAAATAATCTTACCATTTGCTCCCGTCCGTTCTACAGGGCCCTCTTCAATCTCTATACATTTTTCTTTCAGTTCCTGCATCACCTCACGAAGTGGAAGATCTGTGATAAAACATAAATCGGCTGTACCAGGCATCGGTTTAAATGCTTTTGGTTCAAATTCTGCCCCATATTGGTGAAGATTGATTTTTTGATTGCCAAACTTCAGTGCCTTTCGGTTTTCGCCAAACTCAATAACTTCCATTCCCAGGGCAAGACTGTAAAACCTGCAGGTACTTTCTAAGTTCGCAACCGTTAATACAAAGTGATCTAAATTTTTAATGTCCATAATAATAAATTAGAACTAAAGCATTCGTCCTTTTGTTTTAACTAAAGGATTTTGTAATCCTGACATTTGGTTAGCAGATTATCGGACAACAAAATAATCAATTTTTATATATTTACCATTATGCAAAACCTGCCTCCTTTAGCCGAACGTATGCGCCCTCAAAACCTTGATGAATATGTTGGTCAGCAGCATTTGGTAGGAGAGGGAGCGGTATTGCGCAAAGCGATTGAAAGCAGTCAGCTGCCATCTATGATTTTCTGGGGTCCTCCGGGAGTAGGAAAAACCACTTTGGCTTATATTATTTCGCAGGCATTAGACCGCCCGTTTTTTAACCTGAGTGCCATTAACAGCGGTGTGAAAGATATCCGGGAGGTAATTGACCGTGCTGCACAGCTAAAAGACAGCTTTCTGGGTTTGCCTATTTTGTTTATTGATGAGATCCACCGTTTTAGTAAATCGCAACAGGATAGTTTGTTAGGTGCTGTTGAACGTGGTTTGGTTACTTTAATAGGTGCCACAACCGAAAATCCATCGTTCGAGGTCATTTCCGCGTTGCTTTCCCGTTGTCAGGTTTATATTTTAAAATCACTCACAGAAGAAGAATTAGTCGGTTTGTTGCAAATAGCCATTAAAAAAGATGCTGTTCTAATTGAGAAAAAAATTACGATAAAAGAGCATGAGGCCTTAATCCGTTTATCTGGTGGCGATGCGCGGAAACTGTTAAACGTACTCGAAATTGCCATCAATGGCATTGGTGGCAGTAAAATTATACTGACGAATGAAAATGTACTGGCACATGCACAACAGAACCTTGCGCTTTATGATAAAGCCGGAGAACAACATTATGATATCATTTCGGCATTTATTAAATCAATCCGTGGGAGCGATCCTAATGCTGCGGTTTATTGGTTAGCCAGGATGATTGAAGGAGGAGAAGATCCCTTATTTATCGCCCGCAGGTTATTAATTTTATCTTCAGAAGACATCGGAAATGCCAATCCGAATGCACTGTTGCTGGCCAATAACTGTTTTACGGCAGTAAATGTTATCGGTTATCCGGAGGCACGGATTATATTGTCACAATGTGTAACCTATCTGGCCAGTTCGCCAAAAAGCAACGCCTCTTATGAGGCCATTAACAAAGCGCAGGCTTTGGTTAAACAGACCGGAAATCTGCCGGTGCCCTTACATATCCGCAATGCACCCACCAAACTGATGAAGAATATAGGTTATGGTAAAGATTATCAATATTCTCATGGATATGAAGGTAATTTCTCTCCACAGGAATATTTTCCAGAAGAATTAAGCGGTACGAAACTCTACGATCCAGGCAAAAATGCAGCAGAGGAGAAACTGCGCGAAAAGCTAAGGCAAAACTGGAAAGACAAATACAAATATTAGTGTAACATTTTCTTCGAAATGCATACTAATAGGTATATTGACTAAAAATCAAACACCTAAACTAAATATGCTGAGTACTTTTTTAAGCCATCAAAGAAAATCTTTCTGGCGTTCGCGGAACAGGGGCAGTAGTATTGCTGGCCAGATTGTTTTGGGTTTCTTTATGCTTTACTTTTTTGCCATTGCCGTTGGCGTAGGTTTTGGAATGTCGCATTTCCTGCCAAAAATTTTCCCAAACAAAGAAGTAATTTCCAGTTTTAACGGTATTATCCTTTATTATTTTGCATTCGATTTTATCATGCGTTTGCAGTTTCAGGAGTTGCCAACCTTAAGTATTATCCCTTATCTGCACTTAAGGATTTCGAGGAGTAAAATCATCAGGTTTTTAAATGTTAAAGCCCTTTTTTCAGCATTTAACCTTTGGCCATTTTTTATTTTTCTTCCTTTCTGTTTTATTAAGATTTTGCCTGAATATGGAGCACTGGTTATGCTGATGTATATCGTTTCGATATTCTCGGTGATGGTTTTCAATAATTATCTGGTGCTGTACATTAAGCGGAAATCGATCACCAATACCCTTTATACCTTTTTCGGGCTGGTTGTAATTGCAGCATTTGCCGCATTGGAATATTATAAGGTAATTTCTATCATGGCAGGTTCCGATTTTGTGTTTCGTGCCATTGCTGCGCATCCTTATTATGCCTTTGCATTTACCCTGGCAGCTGTAGCTATATTTTACCTTAACTCTACTTTCCTCCGTAAAAACTTATATGTAGAAGAGTTGAGCAGCAAACAAGAGAAAAAGGGCAGTACCGACTATGCTTTCCTTAACCGATTTGGCAAGGTTGGCGAACTGGCCGCTTTAGAGTTGAAATTAATCTTGCGTCATAAACGCCCTCGCTCAGCGGTGATTCTGGGTTTCTTTTTCCTTTTTTATGGATTTATTTTTTACAAGGAAAAAGCAATCAATACCGATGCTTTTGGTCAGATGATGTTCGGTGCCATTTTTATGACGGGTATTTCCATTATTATTTATGGTCAGTTTATGTTTGCCTGGCAAAGTGCCCATTTTGATGGTATATTGGCAAACAAAATCAATTTTAAAGATTACATCAAGGCTAAGTTTTTGCTTTTTACCATTGGTTGTACCATTATTACCGTATTGGCCAGTTTTTATGGGTTTTTAAGTCCGAAATTACTGCTCCTGCATTTAGCTGCTTATTTCTATAACATTGGTTTTGGAACTGTTGTAGTGCTTTACCTTGCTACCTTAAACTATAAACGCCTTGATATCACCAAAGCCGCAAGCTTTAATTACCAGGGAACTGGTGCTACCCAATGGCTTTTAATGTTCCCTTATGCACTTACACCCATTTTAATGTATGTGCCATTTGGCATATTAAATAAACCTTACTGGGGATTGGCCGTAGTGGGCATATTCGGTTTAGCCATGCTGCTGTTAAGGGGCTTCTGGGTAGACTATATTGCGAAACGACTTGAAAAACAACGATATAAAATAGCCGAAGGCTTTAGAGAATAATTATGATTTTAGAAGTTAAGAAATTACAAAAAGTTTATGGCGATAAAACCGTTGTAAACATCGAAGATCTACAGATTGCTGCCGGAGAAACCGTAGGTTTAGTAGGAAATAACGGTGCAGGTAAAACTACTTTCTTCAGGATGCTTTTAGACCTGATCCGCCCAACCACGGGCGAGGTTTTATCGAAAGGCCGGAATGTAATGCAGAACGATACCTGGAAAGATTATACCGCATCATTTTTAGATGAAGGTTTCCTGATCGATTATTTAACGCCTGAAGAGTATTTTATTTTTATTGGCGGTTTACATAACCTTAGTGTTGCCGATGTTTCTGCATACCTTAACCAATACGGCGAGTTTTTTAATAGCGAAATCCTCAATAGTGGTAAATACATCCGCGATTTTAGCAAGGGAAACCAGGTTAAAGTGGGCATTGCTGCCGCTTTGATGCAAAAGCCAGAGATCTTAATTTTGGATGAACCTTTTGCCAACCTCGATCCCACTACCCAGATCCGTTTAAAGAATTTGTTAAAAGCGCAGGCAGGCAATATGACTACTTTTATTTCCAGTCACGATTTAAACCACGTTACCGATGTTTGCAGCAGGATTGTGCTGGTAGAAAAAGGGCAAGTAATCAAAGATTTTAAAACAGATGAAAATACTTTGAAAGAGCTGGAGAGTTACTTCTCTGCTTAGTTTTTGTACTAAGAATGATACAATATATAAAAAGGGTCTTGATTTATCAGGACTCTTTTTTGTTAATAAGAATACTGTTTGTAGCATAAACTATGGAAATGGGCCGAAAATACGGTTATATCAGTTTTTGGCATTGTGTTTGAATATGTCGGGTAGAAATTATAAATCTAGCATATCATGAGTATTTCAAAAGTAAGAATAGCGACATTAAGTATAGGATTAGCCATAGGATCAATGGCATTCCAAAGTTGTGATAGTTTAACTAAAACACAAAAAGGTGCCGGTATTGGTGCAGCAGCAGGTGGTGTAATTGGGGCATTAATCGGTAAAAAAGCCGGTAATACAGCAGTCGGTGCTTTAATTGGTGGTGCTATAGGTGGTACAGCAGGAGCTTTTATCGGACGTAGAATGGACAGGCAGGCAGCTGAAATTCAAAAAGCTATTCCTAATGCAGAAGTTATTCGTGAAGGAGAAGGTATTATTGTCAAATTCGACAGTGGTATCTTATTTGATTTCGATAAAACTGCTTTAAAAGATGCAGCTAAAACCAATATTCAGAGCTTAGCGTCTTCACTAAACCAATATCCTGATACAGATATCAAAATTATCGGCCATACCGATAGCCGCGGTACTGAACAATATAACATGGGGCTTTCAGAAAGAAGAGCAGCAGCAGTTAAAGCTTATGCCGTTTCTCAAGGTGTTCCATCTTCAAGATTAGTTACCATTGGTAAAGGTTTTGCCGAA
Proteins encoded in this region:
- a CDS encoding MFS transporter, which translates into the protein MEKTVQKGEVKDVEYRLKSIFGGSVGNLVEWYDWYTYSAFALYFSPAFFPNSNPTAQLLDTAGIFAVGFLMRPIGGWLFGSIADKLGRKRAMTLSVLIMAIGSLIIGLTPGYKRIGIAAPLLLIFARLIQGLSTGGEYGTSATYLSEMATKKHRGFYSSFQYVTLIGGQLLALGIQLILQNWLLTPAQLHNWGWRIPFFIGAVLSFIALYLRRHIDETAAFKSKNVKDKKGGIAVLLKYPKEVFTVVGLTLGGTIAFYTFSTYMQKFLVNTVHLSKETSTTLSFISLLVFAIMQPLFGLLSDKIGRKPLLIGFGVLGTLCTYPILTGLAGETNTTIIFLLMIAALIIVSGYTSINAVVKAELFPAEIRALGVGLPYALTVAIFGGTAEYFALWFKNIGHESYFYWYVTACILISLILYTTMKDTKHHSKIED
- a CDS encoding VOC family protein; translation: MDIKNLDHFVLTVANLESTCRFYSLALGMEVIEFGENRKALKFGNQKINLHQYGAEFEPKAFKPMPGTADLCFITDLPLREVMQELKEKCIEIEEGPVERTGANGKIISVYLRDPDMNLIEVSNYL
- a CDS encoding replication-associated recombination protein A, giving the protein MQNLPPLAERMRPQNLDEYVGQQHLVGEGAVLRKAIESSQLPSMIFWGPPGVGKTTLAYIISQALDRPFFNLSAINSGVKDIREVIDRAAQLKDSFLGLPILFIDEIHRFSKSQQDSLLGAVERGLVTLIGATTENPSFEVISALLSRCQVYILKSLTEEELVGLLQIAIKKDAVLIEKKITIKEHEALIRLSGGDARKLLNVLEIAINGIGGSKIILTNENVLAHAQQNLALYDKAGEQHYDIISAFIKSIRGSDPNAAVYWLARMIEGGEDPLFIARRLLILSSEDIGNANPNALLLANNCFTAVNVIGYPEARIILSQCVTYLASSPKSNASYEAINKAQALVKQTGNLPVPLHIRNAPTKLMKNIGYGKDYQYSHGYEGNFSPQEYFPEELSGTKLYDPGKNAAEEKLREKLRQNWKDKYKY
- a CDS encoding DUF5687 family protein, whose protein sequence is MLSTFLSHQRKSFWRSRNRGSSIAGQIVLGFFMLYFFAIAVGVGFGMSHFLPKIFPNKEVISSFNGIILYYFAFDFIMRLQFQELPTLSIIPYLHLRISRSKIIRFLNVKALFSAFNLWPFFIFLPFCFIKILPEYGALVMLMYIVSIFSVMVFNNYLVLYIKRKSITNTLYTFFGLVVIAAFAALEYYKVISIMAGSDFVFRAIAAHPYYAFAFTLAAVAIFYLNSTFLRKNLYVEELSSKQEKKGSTDYAFLNRFGKVGELAALELKLILRHKRPRSAVILGFFFLFYGFIFYKEKAINTDAFGQMMFGAIFMTGISIIIYGQFMFAWQSAHFDGILANKINFKDYIKAKFLLFTIGCTIITVLASFYGFLSPKLLLLHLAAYFYNIGFGTVVVLYLATLNYKRLDITKAASFNYQGTGATQWLLMFPYALTPILMYVPFGILNKPYWGLAVVGIFGLAMLLLRGFWVDYIAKRLEKQRYKIAEGFRE
- a CDS encoding ABC transporter ATP-binding protein — protein: MILEVKKLQKVYGDKTVVNIEDLQIAAGETVGLVGNNGAGKTTFFRMLLDLIRPTTGEVLSKGRNVMQNDTWKDYTASFLDEGFLIDYLTPEEYFIFIGGLHNLSVADVSAYLNQYGEFFNSEILNSGKYIRDFSKGNQVKVGIAAALMQKPEILILDEPFANLDPTTQIRLKNLLKAQAGNMTTFISSHDLNHVTDVCSRIVLVEKGQVIKDFKTDENTLKELESYFSA
- a CDS encoding OmpA family protein; protein product: MSISKVRIATLSIGLAIGSMAFQSCDSLTKTQKGAGIGAAAGGVIGALIGKKAGNTAVGALIGGAIGGTAGAFIGRRMDRQAAEIQKAIPNAEVIREGEGIIVKFDSGILFDFDKTALKDAAKTNIQSLASSLNQYPDTDIKIIGHTDSRGTEQYNMGLSERRAAAVKAYAVSQGVPSSRLVTIGKGFAEPIADNDTDAGRAANRRVEIVIVANDALKASAQKQG